A single region of the Deltaproteobacteria bacterium genome encodes:
- a CDS encoding sigma-70 family RNA polymerase sigma factor, with product MSPYPLPGSRLFQFSDYREDPDDQETGLSPSHGAATTDPLVIEMVHLQPDPHQGPGQARAKASGLTRQAVRDGRTYAGESSITGVYLEEINRFPLLTRKREIQIAKKIEESSRKLRDLLLRCPSVVREFQHPWNEPPKRGTPSHWKEDLVPKVIGHLGKEAESAGAHSSGLKELIKELKRAEAELKSAKAEMIQANLRLVVSIAKIYINRGLSFLDLIQEGNMGLMKAVTRYDYRKGFKFSTYASWWIRQAMTRALADKSRTIRIPNHLLETRSKASKASQQLIRDLGRDPLPEEVAERARLPLNNLLKSMSLAREPISLETPVGDDGGTLQDLLEGEQNADFGEELLERIDLTAKVNNLLCLLDPREQEILRLRFGIGLASPRTLEEVGKRFGISRERVRQIEERALRKLKSPVRSDTNRAESL from the coding sequence ATGAGTCCATATCCACTGCCAGGATCAAGGCTCTTCCAATTCTCCGACTACAGGGAAGACCCGGACGACCAAGAGACCGGGCTTTCCCCTTCGCATGGGGCCGCAACCACTGACCCTCTTGTCATCGAGATGGTACATTTGCAGCCGGATCCCCATCAAGGCCCTGGTCAGGCAAGGGCCAAGGCCTCCGGATTGACGCGGCAGGCGGTCAGGGACGGTCGCACGTATGCCGGGGAGTCGAGTATCACAGGTGTCTATCTCGAGGAGATAAACAGGTTCCCCCTCCTCACAAGGAAGAGAGAGATCCAAATCGCAAAAAAGATCGAGGAAAGCAGTCGCAAACTCAGAGACCTGCTCCTCCGGTGTCCCTCTGTTGTCAGGGAGTTTCAACACCCATGGAACGAGCCCCCGAAACGGGGAACGCCGAGCCACTGGAAGGAAGACCTCGTTCCAAAGGTGATCGGCCACCTCGGCAAAGAGGCCGAATCGGCCGGGGCTCATTCAAGTGGTCTCAAGGAGCTGATCAAGGAGTTGAAAAGGGCAGAGGCCGAGCTGAAGTCGGCCAAGGCGGAAATGATCCAGGCGAACCTCCGACTCGTGGTCAGTATCGCCAAAATCTACATAAACCGGGGTCTCTCATTCCTCGACCTCATTCAAGAGGGAAACATGGGCCTGATGAAGGCGGTCACCAGATACGACTACAGGAAGGGGTTCAAGTTCAGTACCTATGCTTCCTGGTGGATCAGGCAGGCCATGACCAGAGCCCTGGCAGACAAGTCCAGGACAATAAGGATTCCGAATCATCTCCTGGAAACGAGGAGCAAGGCTTCCAAAGCCTCGCAGCAGCTAATCAGGGACCTGGGCAGGGATCCCCTCCCCGAGGAGGTCGCCGAAAGGGCGAGACTCCCCCTTAACAACCTGTTGAAATCCATGTCTCTGGCCCGGGAGCCTATATCCCTGGAGACTCCTGTCGGCGACGACGGCGGCACGCTGCAGGACCTTCTGGAGGGTGAACAGAACGCGGATTTCGGCGAAGAACTCCTCGAGAGAATCGACCTCACTGCGAAGGTGAACAATCTCCTGTGCCTTCTCGACCCGAGAGAGCAGGAGATCCTGCGCCTCCGCTTCGGAATCGGTCTGGCCTCACCCCGTACCTTGGAGGAGGTCGGGAAGCGATTCGGGATATCGAGGGAACGGGTCCGACAGATCGAGGAAAGGGCGCTGAGAAAACTCAAATCTCCTGTCCGATCCGATACAAACAGGGCAGAAAGCCTGTGA
- a CDS encoding ABC transporter ATP-binding protein, whose translation MIVKLIDVTKVYDQGPQKVLALDGVNLEIPQGQFLAIRGPSGCGKTTLINLLGGLDVPTRGRIVIDGFVLNELDEDQLTRFRRDRVGIIFQFFNLLPILDVLENVALPFLIRGKPAREANERAMELLQMVGLLDRRHHHAQDISGGEMQRVAIARALINDPDMILADEPTGNLDSKSGNRILEILSRLKSDLKKTVVLATHSGDATRFVDRELAMRDGRLREKGEIVD comes from the coding sequence ATGATCGTAAAGCTCATCGATGTGACAAAGGTCTACGACCAAGGTCCCCAAAAGGTCCTTGCCCTCGATGGTGTCAACCTGGAGATCCCCCAAGGGCAGTTTCTGGCCATCAGGGGACCGAGTGGATGCGGGAAGACTACCCTGATAAACCTCCTCGGCGGCCTCGACGTTCCAACCCGGGGCAGGATAGTGATCGACGGGTTTGTCCTCAACGAGCTGGATGAAGACCAACTGACCCGTTTCAGAAGAGACCGGGTGGGGATCATATTCCAGTTCTTCAATCTCCTTCCGATTCTGGACGTTCTGGAGAATGTGGCTCTCCCCTTCCTGATCAGGGGGAAACCTGCCAGGGAAGCCAACGAAAGAGCCATGGAACTCCTCCAAATGGTGGGGCTCCTGGATCGCCGCCACCATCACGCCCAGGATATCTCCGGTGGAGAGATGCAACGGGTTGCCATTGCGAGGGCTCTTATCAACGATCCGGACATGATTCTCGCAGACGAACCCACGGGCAACCTCGACTCCAAGAGCGGAAACAGAATCCTGGAGATACTCTCACGGCTGAAGTCCGATCTCAAGAAGACCGTTGTTCTGGCCACACACAGCGGCGATGCCACGCGGTTTGTGGATAGAGAACTCGCCATGCGAGACGGACGGTTGCGGGAAAAAGGAGAAATCGTGGATTGA